A genomic segment from Paenibacillus sp. FSL K6-1096 encodes:
- a CDS encoding DUF2961 domain-containing protein, whose product MSMEQAGSLRGIANMERFDLLPLLRDGVQVHYEGSIDKQGYNADWDWWLYREGEEWVIFDCDGPGCIYNFVQHRYPDSPEPTFRFYFDHEREPRLVIKPSEFGSRAPFLKPLADAYLGPEDGGRGPIRVVRSFVPIPFAGACRITSDIRLKGAGKGDGGWGHVVYHTYSSAEDLVTFTGKEDYSRLTAMWSAAGTDPKPDVISESRLYQGLVLEPGETAVVLNETAQGSVSSIQALPEAFTPELLGDVWVRATWDGHERPDIDCPLGILFGNELGLNPVGVLSHGITGAGRGYNFFAMPYWESAVIELVNKGKQTATFKEWEIRVTQERNPLYKRSQTGYFRSSAYYSRKASPGTDSIIGRLAGRGHLVAGQVTGYTRRPGTISCEGDVRVHIDGSATPQVESDGSESWVCYGWGFPTPPESNPSSAYDGLPDNPWSMIRLCSGDWYPFRTELVFGIEAGEFNNQYLEHSGALLYYGVDEPGMVLTDEIDIGSKASEGVHEYKSEGSRGYYTLDSYYEGDRDDVLIADTGHETEIASEFTVTVHEDNRGVRLRRRSDQMTARQKADVFVDGVKVAERSWYYPDRNPYKRWLEDEFDIPEKYTAGKRHLRIRLEFVQEGEARVWNEFRYWVYSML is encoded by the coding sequence ATGAGCATGGAACAAGCGGGTTCACTTAGAGGCATCGCCAATATGGAACGTTTTGATCTGCTGCCGCTGCTGCGGGACGGCGTGCAGGTGCATTATGAGGGCAGCATCGACAAGCAGGGCTATAATGCCGACTGGGATTGGTGGCTGTACCGGGAAGGGGAGGAATGGGTCATATTTGACTGTGACGGCCCGGGGTGCATTTACAATTTTGTGCAGCACAGATATCCCGACAGCCCCGAGCCGACATTCCGTTTCTACTTCGACCATGAGCGGGAGCCGCGGCTGGTAATCAAGCCGTCAGAGTTTGGCAGCAGGGCGCCGTTCCTGAAGCCGCTGGCGGACGCCTACCTTGGACCGGAGGACGGAGGACGGGGGCCGATCCGGGTCGTGCGCAGCTTTGTGCCGATTCCGTTTGCCGGGGCATGCAGAATTACCTCGGATATCCGGCTGAAGGGCGCGGGGAAGGGCGACGGGGGCTGGGGCCATGTCGTGTATCATACCTACAGCTCAGCGGAAGATCTCGTAACCTTCACGGGAAAAGAAGACTACAGCCGGCTGACCGCCATGTGGAGCGCGGCCGGAACAGATCCGAAGCCTGACGTCATTAGTGAATCCCGGCTGTATCAGGGTCTCGTGCTTGAACCCGGCGAAACGGCGGTCGTACTGAACGAAACGGCACAGGGCAGCGTCTCTTCCATTCAGGCCTTGCCGGAGGCCTTTACTCCGGAATTATTGGGTGATGTCTGGGTCCGGGCGACCTGGGACGGACATGAACGCCCGGATATCGATTGTCCGCTTGGCATCCTGTTCGGCAACGAGCTGGGACTGAATCCGGTTGGCGTGCTCTCCCACGGGATTACGGGGGCGGGGCGGGGATATAACTTTTTTGCCATGCCATATTGGGAAAGCGCTGTGATTGAGCTGGTGAACAAAGGGAAGCAGACAGCCACGTTCAAGGAGTGGGAAATCCGGGTTACACAGGAGCGGAATCCGCTCTATAAGCGCAGCCAGACCGGTTATTTCCGCTCTTCGGCGTATTACAGCCGCAAAGCATCTCCGGGCACGGACAGCATCATCGGCCGGCTTGCGGGGAGAGGGCATCTGGTGGCGGGCCAGGTGACCGGATATACGCGGAGGCCCGGAACAATTAGTTGCGAGGGCGATGTACGGGTGCATATTGACGGCAGCGCTACCCCGCAGGTGGAGAGTGACGGCTCCGAGAGCTGGGTCTGCTACGGCTGGGGCTTCCCGACGCCGCCTGAGAGCAACCCCTCAAGCGCTTATGACGGATTGCCCGACAATCCCTGGTCCATGATCCGGCTGTGCAGCGGAGACTGGTATCCGTTCCGGACGGAGCTTGTTTTCGGGATTGAAGCGGGAGAGTTTAACAACCAGTATCTGGAGCATTCGGGGGCGCTGCTATATTACGGCGTGGATGAGCCGGGGATGGTGCTGACGGACGAGATCGACATCGGCAGCAAAGCGTCGGAGGGCGTACATGAGTATAAGAGCGAAGGCAGCCGGGGCTACTACACGCTGGACAGTTATTATGAGGGCGACCGGGATGATGTCCTCATCGCTGACACCGGGCATGAAACGGAAATCGCCAGCGAGTTCACCGTGACGGTACACGAAGACAACCGCGGCGTCAGGCTGCGGCGCAGGAGCGATCAGATGACCGCCCGGCAGAAGGCGGACGTGTTTGTGGACGGCGTCAAGGTTGCTGAACGAAGCTGGTATTATCCGGACCGGAACCCGTACAAACGCTGGCTGGAGGATGAATTCGATATCCCGGAGAAGTACACTGCCGGCAAAAGGCATCTGCGCATCCGGCTGGAATTCGTCCAGGAAGGCGAAGCCAGAGTCTGGAACGAGTTCAGGTACTGGGTGTACTCGATGCTGTAG
- a CDS encoding glycoside hydrolase family 140 protein, translating to MEHTNLSNESKESDLKNAEATRTEPGSGAYGLKPLQVSANRRYLETADGAPFFWLGDTAWELFHRLSREDAELYLRTRAGQGFTVIQAVLLAEFAGVTTGNAYGRLPLGMNDEGQPDPQRPDLDGPYSYWDHADFIMDTAEQLGLYIALLPTWGDKFNRIGGKGPEIFTADNAAAYGRWLGGRYKTQTNVIWVLGGDRTLTTSRHFDVVNGMAKGLKEGGAEQLMTFHPKGAESSSHHLHDEQWLDFNMIQSGHGEREITNYVRVQSDYAREPVKPTVDAEPCYEDIPVGFNEANGYFDAADVRRAAYYAMLSGAFGHTYGHHSVWSMCEGRHDTSGFTEPGPFFIMSWREALRRPGAEQMRHLRRLLEPHLGDGFAPNQMLIATNFGGANYMTAAQTSTTAFIYCPNGLYVDAVMGYIEGKEAVASWYSPREELIIPGERVPNEGIQRFAAPNSGRGNDWVLILEGV from the coding sequence ATGGAACACACGAACTTAAGCAACGAGTCTAAAGAGTCTGATTTAAAAAATGCTGAGGCTACACGCACGGAGCCCGGCAGCGGTGCATACGGACTGAAGCCGCTGCAGGTCTCCGCGAACCGCCGCTACCTGGAGACGGCGGACGGCGCTCCGTTCTTCTGGCTCGGGGACACCGCCTGGGAGCTGTTCCACCGGCTGAGCCGCGAGGATGCGGAGCTGTATTTGCGGACCCGCGCCGGGCAGGGCTTCACGGTCATACAGGCGGTGCTGCTCGCCGAGTTCGCGGGAGTCACGACCGGCAATGCCTACGGACGGCTGCCGCTCGGGATGAATGATGAAGGGCAGCCCGATCCGCAGCGTCCCGATCTGGACGGACCGTATTCCTATTGGGACCACGCCGATTTCATCATGGATACTGCGGAGCAGTTAGGACTGTACATCGCCCTTCTGCCCACCTGGGGCGACAAGTTCAACCGGATTGGCGGCAAGGGGCCGGAAATTTTCACGGCGGATAACGCGGCCGCTTACGGCAGGTGGCTGGGGGGAAGGTACAAAACCCAAACCAACGTGATCTGGGTGCTGGGCGGCGACCGGACCCTAACTACAAGCCGCCATTTCGATGTTGTGAACGGTATGGCGAAGGGCCTGAAGGAAGGAGGAGCCGAGCAGCTCATGACCTTCCACCCCAAAGGGGCGGAATCCTCGTCGCACCATCTGCATGATGAGCAGTGGCTGGATTTCAATATGATCCAGTCGGGGCACGGAGAACGGGAGATCACCAATTACGTCAGGGTGCAGAGCGACTACGCCAGGGAGCCCGTCAAGCCGACAGTGGACGCCGAGCCCTGCTATGAGGATATTCCGGTCGGCTTTAATGAAGCTAACGGCTATTTCGACGCAGCCGATGTCCGCAGGGCCGCCTATTATGCGATGCTATCCGGCGCGTTCGGCCATACCTACGGCCATCATTCGGTATGGTCGATGTGCGAAGGAAGGCATGACACCTCCGGGTTTACGGAGCCCGGCCCCTTCTTCATTATGTCCTGGCGCGAGGCGCTCCGCCGTCCGGGCGCGGAACAGATGCGGCATCTCCGCAGGCTGCTGGAGCCTCATCTCGGCGATGGCTTCGCACCGAACCAAATGCTAATTGCCACCAATTTCGGCGGCGCCAACTATATGACTGCTGCACAAACTTCTACAACCGCTTTCATTTATTGTCCGAATGGCTTGTATGTCGATGCCGTCATGGGTTATATTGAGGGCAAGGAAGCCGTGGCCTCCTGGTACTCCCCCAGGGAAGAGCTGATTATCCCGGGGGAACGGGTGCCGAACGAAGGTATACAACGCTTTGCTGCCCCGAACAGCGGAAGAGGAAATGACTGGGTACTGATACTAGAGGGGGTATGA
- a CDS encoding response regulator: MYKVMIVEDEMLVRIGLKNSVEWSKFDLEVTADFPDGQAAWDYYEREKPDVVITDICMPKMDGMELIANIRKTDKNTRVVVLSCLEEFELARKALALDVSSYILKLTMTEQEIEDVLRRVREELDRQEDRSGGREESGVSLSSLELVKEKVFKDFLFYRIFSAQEFGRFAEQSGLRLSPVRLTVCVMEVDRYSLLKERFRDEHGHLVKMSLLNMLGEILSAHRRGEAFQMNDRHYALVMPFADMLSEQAIVKETGTILGHIQEMISLYFNSSVSFGISGIRGGYDSLPKLYAEAQHALEHKFISGPGLHHRGSRRPVPAGVRTRLALLRTNAAIRELLSPLKQKEYDAYLDVFEREMEGDRKTLEMMLFQFVQWISTNLYDDSHNEQTLLISITENLEDCDTLPDMLDQVNVYIETLAEHIGKRLQMSDEITRAIQYIKRHYTENISLQNVADHVGLSFSYLSNLFRKELQISYIDYLNRYRIERAKELLAESQLKSSDVAVQVGFSPEYTYFSKVFKKITGLGPNEYRRQLLSEPKRRA, encoded by the coding sequence ATGTATAAGGTGATGATCGTCGAGGATGAAATGCTCGTTCGGATCGGGCTTAAGAATTCGGTCGAATGGAGCAAATTCGATTTGGAAGTAACCGCCGATTTTCCGGATGGCCAGGCCGCTTGGGATTACTACGAGCGCGAGAAGCCCGATGTGGTCATTACCGATATCTGCATGCCCAAGATGGACGGCATGGAGCTCATTGCCAATATACGCAAGACCGACAAGAATACGCGGGTCGTTGTGCTGTCCTGTCTGGAAGAATTTGAGCTGGCGCGTAAGGCGCTGGCTCTTGACGTCTCCAGCTATATTCTGAAGCTGACGATGACCGAGCAGGAGATTGAGGATGTGCTGCGCCGGGTCAGGGAGGAGCTGGACCGCCAGGAGGACCGGAGCGGCGGACGGGAGGAGTCCGGCGTCTCCTTATCCAGCCTGGAGCTGGTGAAGGAGAAAGTGTTCAAGGATTTCCTGTTCTACCGGATCTTCTCGGCGCAGGAATTCGGCCGTTTCGCCGAGCAGAGCGGGCTGAGATTGTCACCGGTGCGGCTCACGGTCTGCGTGATGGAGGTGGACCGCTATTCACTGCTTAAGGAGCGTTTCCGCGACGAGCACGGCCATCTGGTGAAGATGTCGCTGCTTAATATGCTGGGCGAGATCCTGTCCGCCCACCGCAGAGGGGAAGCGTTTCAGATGAACGACCGGCATTATGCGCTTGTTATGCCTTTTGCCGACATGCTGTCCGAGCAGGCGATCGTCAAGGAGACCGGGACCATTCTCGGTCATATCCAGGAGATGATCTCCCTGTATTTCAACAGCTCCGTATCGTTTGGCATCAGCGGCATCCGCGGCGGTTACGATTCACTGCCGAAGCTGTACGCAGAGGCGCAGCACGCGCTGGAGCACAAATTCATCTCCGGACCGGGACTGCATCACCGCGGCAGCCGGCGGCCCGTCCCGGCGGGAGTGCGGACCCGGCTTGCGCTGCTGCGGACGAACGCCGCCATCCGCGAGCTGCTCTCGCCGCTTAAGCAGAAGGAATACGACGCCTATCTGGATGTGTTCGAGCGGGAGATGGAAGGAGACCGAAAGACGCTGGAAATGATGCTGTTCCAGTTCGTTCAATGGATCAGCACCAATCTGTACGATGACAGCCATAATGAACAAACGCTGCTGATCAGCATCACAGAGAACCTGGAGGACTGCGATACGCTGCCCGATATGCTGGACCAGGTGAATGTGTATATTGAGACACTGGCTGAACACATTGGTAAACGCTTACAGATGAGCGATGAAATTACGCGGGCCATCCAGTATATCAAACGCCATTACACGGAGAATATCAGCCTGCAAAATGTTGCCGACCATGTCGGCCTGAGCTTCAGCTACTTAAGCAATCTGTTCCGTAAAGAGCTGCAGATTTCCTATATCGATTATTTGAACCGCTACCGGATTGAGCGGGCGAAGGAGCTGCTGGCCGAGAGCCAGCTGAAATCGTCCGATGTCGCCGTCCAGGTCGGTTTTTCCCCGGAATATACGTACTTCAGCAAAGTGTTCAAGAAAATAACGGGCCTGGGCCCGAATGAATACCGCAGACAGCTGCTGTCTGAGCCAAAGAGGAGAGCATGA
- a CDS encoding histidine kinase: MKSLARSIFFSRQLRTQLIVYIMVISLAVLAGASYFIFSYMQNMVKDQNERLLYQQFQQLDHNITGLVSEVDRLSLLFLRDDGIQRFLYKISEKTEIEFLESKNDVQRVIADFIDNYSYIDSVYITADNLGVVGGSATRTLVYSKEEWQQSFFSSEPFRRTLEMYPKLIIEAGIQKSFYNPYLTGPDDGHLISLMRGTRAIYDPTTSATLIFNIDERYLVSIYATALNKAEGDMYIVNGSGKIVSSSVPERIGTKSPFVPGEKEGVQYGSIDGHSGGRSVQVVYYKLTDGGWYLLKEIPLSQYSEQIYGVQRMLVIVFVLSVLVIFIVSYFWLRRIIKPLHLLSLRMKDMSRGELGVTLEHIPNNELGTVIRRFNEMSLSMVELVDKNNEIQEKKRELEIEALQYQINPHFLYNTLNMIRWMAVIVKADNIVHTIVALGNILRPVFSSKDSMCTLRDELSYLDNYMKIINMRFNNSIAFEVEVDEALMDCLVPRFILQPLVENSIASGRQNEEFAIVIGIGAELAGETLHLIVTDSGTGLDEDRVRELNDKLAGGESPKPGGGGSGIGLNNVNKRIHLYYGPDYGVRFVPREQGAEVRVSLPARRLQED, from the coding sequence ATGAAGTCGCTCGCCCGGTCGATCTTCTTCTCCCGGCAGCTCCGGACGCAGCTCATCGTGTATATTATGGTGATCAGCCTCGCCGTGCTGGCCGGGGCTTCTTATTTTATTTTTTCGTATATGCAGAATATGGTGAAGGACCAGAACGAACGTCTCCTCTATCAGCAGTTCCAGCAGCTCGACCACAACATCACGGGGCTGGTGAGCGAGGTGGACCGGCTGTCGCTGCTGTTCTTAAGGGACGATGGCATCCAGCGGTTTCTGTATAAGATATCGGAAAAAACCGAAATTGAATTCCTGGAATCCAAAAACGACGTCCAGCGCGTCATCGCGGATTTCATCGATAATTACAGCTATATTGATTCCGTGTATATTACGGCGGATAATCTCGGCGTCGTCGGCGGGAGCGCAACCCGCACGCTCGTCTACTCTAAGGAGGAGTGGCAGCAAAGCTTTTTCTCTTCAGAGCCCTTCCGCCGGACGCTGGAAATGTACCCGAAGCTGATTATCGAAGCCGGCATTCAAAAATCGTTCTACAACCCCTATCTTACCGGGCCGGACGACGGGCATCTGATCAGCCTGATGCGCGGCACGCGCGCCATCTACGACCCGACGACCAGCGCCACCCTGATCTTTAACATCGACGAGCGGTATCTGGTGTCCATCTACGCGACTGCGCTCAACAAAGCCGAAGGGGATATGTATATCGTTAATGGCAGCGGCAAGATCGTCTCCTCCAGCGTGCCTGAACGGATCGGAACGAAAAGCCCCTTTGTGCCGGGAGAGAAGGAAGGTGTCCAGTACGGCAGCATCGACGGTCATTCGGGCGGGCGCAGCGTACAGGTGGTGTATTACAAGCTCACGGACGGCGGCTGGTATTTGCTGAAGGAAATTCCGTTAAGCCAATACTCCGAGCAGATTTACGGCGTGCAGCGGATGCTGGTGATTGTCTTTGTGCTCAGCGTGCTGGTCATCTTTATCGTCTCCTATTTCTGGCTGCGCCGGATTATCAAGCCGCTGCATCTGCTCTCGCTCCGAATGAAGGATATGAGCCGCGGCGAGCTTGGCGTTACGCTGGAGCATATTCCGAACAACGAGCTGGGCACAGTCATCCGCCGGTTCAACGAGATGTCGCTGAGCATGGTGGAGCTGGTGGACAAGAACAACGAAATCCAGGAGAAAAAAAGGGAGCTGGAGATCGAAGCGCTGCAGTACCAGATCAATCCGCATTTTCTGTACAACACGCTGAACATGATCCGCTGGATGGCCGTTATCGTCAAGGCGGACAACATCGTCCATACGATTGTGGCTCTGGGCAATATTCTGCGCCCCGTCTTCTCCAGCAAGGATTCCATGTGCACGCTGCGGGACGAGCTGTCCTATCTGGACAACTATATGAAAATTATCAACATGCGCTTCAACAACAGCATTGCCTTTGAGGTAGAGGTGGACGAGGCGCTGATGGACTGTCTGGTTCCCCGCTTTATTCTGCAGCCGCTGGTGGAGAATTCGATCGCTTCAGGCCGCCAGAATGAGGAGTTCGCCATTGTGATCGGAATCGGGGCCGAGCTTGCCGGGGAGACGCTGCATCTGATCGTAACGGACTCCGGTACCGGGCTGGACGAAGACAGGGTGCGGGAGCTGAACGATAAGCTTGCCGGAGGCGAGTCGCCCAAGCCGGGCGGCGGGGGCAGCGGCATCGGCCTGAACAATGTGAACAAGCGGATTCATCTGTATTACGGCCCGGACTATGGCGTCCGTTTCGTGCCGAGGGAGCAGGGGGCTGAGGTGCGGGTAAGTCTGCCGGCAAGAAGGCTCCAGGAGGACTAA
- a CDS encoding ABC transporter permease subunit: protein MEYTYTAKSKPVKAKKPARLLRKDGITLLLLALPFVLFTFAFSYVPLFGWIYAFFDYKPGIPLSHSAFLGLENFRSMLTDPRMGPVLVNTLALSLLSIATAPIPMLLAILISEVRSGWFKRLVQTVSTLPHYISWIIVFSLAFSMFSTEGAVNSMMMKTGIGSPPVDVLGNYERVWTVQTMLLLWKGVGWSAIIYLAAIVGIDSEQYDAAKVDGAGRFRSIWHITLPSIMPTFIVLLLLSVSNLLSAGFEQYLIFSNVMIADRIEVLDLYVYRLGLVTGDYSYSTAVGIFKTAISVILLFTVNFLSKKFRGQGIV from the coding sequence ATGGAGTACACCTACACCGCAAAATCAAAGCCCGTCAAGGCCAAAAAGCCCGCCAGGCTGCTGCGCAAAGACGGCATTACACTGCTGCTGCTGGCCCTGCCGTTCGTGCTGTTCACCTTCGCTTTCAGTTACGTGCCGCTGTTCGGCTGGATTTACGCATTCTTTGATTACAAGCCGGGCATTCCGCTGAGCCATTCCGCTTTCCTGGGACTGGAGAATTTCCGCTCAATGCTGACCGATCCGCGGATGGGACCGGTGCTGGTGAACACGCTGGCCTTAAGCCTGCTGTCCATCGCGACCGCGCCGATTCCGATGCTGCTGGCCATCCTGATCTCGGAGGTGCGCTCCGGCTGGTTCAAGCGGCTCGTCCAGACCGTGTCGACGCTTCCCCACTATATCAGCTGGATTATCGTATTCTCGCTGGCGTTCAGTATGTTCAGCACGGAGGGTGCCGTCAACTCGATGATGATGAAGACGGGCATCGGCAGTCCGCCGGTGGACGTACTGGGCAACTACGAACGGGTATGGACGGTGCAGACGATGCTGCTGCTGTGGAAAGGGGTCGGCTGGAGCGCAATCATCTACCTGGCCGCCATTGTCGGTATCGACAGCGAGCAGTATGACGCGGCCAAGGTGGACGGAGCCGGACGCTTCCGCTCCATCTGGCATATCACACTGCCGAGCATTATGCCGACCTTCATCGTACTGCTGCTGCTGTCCGTCAGCAATCTGCTGTCCGCCGGCTTCGAGCAATACCTGATCTTCAGCAACGTCATGATTGCCGACCGCATCGAGGTGCTGGACCTGTATGTGTACCGGCTCGGGCTGGTGACGGGCGACTACTCCTACTCTACAGCAGTTGGGATCTTCAAGACCGCTATCAGCGTAATTCTGCTCTTTACCGTGAATTTCCTCTCGAAGAAGTTCCGCGGTCAAGGTATCGTATAA
- a CDS encoding carbohydrate ABC transporter permease produces the protein MSTYEETQVYPRRRRMDWKDAAFTVCNYLFLTLLVIVTIYPFYYIFIYSVSDPIEAQKGVLIWPAGFSLEAYKATVKLPGIADAAIVTVARTVLGTLITVFSCSFFAYLITKNEMPLRKMIYRFVLITMYFNAGFIPWYLTMKTYGLQNNFLLYIIPSAISGFNIILIKTFIEQLPASLEESAKIDGAGYFKVYTSIIFPLSMPIIATIAVFAAVAQWNTWFDNFFLVENPKLQTLQLVLYNFLNQSSNLSNMTTEQLSRGDLVRTLTPQSIRMTITMIVTLPIVLVYPMLQRYFVKGIMMGAVKG, from the coding sequence ATGAGCACCTATGAAGAAACGCAGGTCTACCCGCGGCGCAGACGGATGGACTGGAAGGATGCCGCCTTCACCGTATGCAACTATCTTTTTCTGACCCTGCTGGTCATCGTGACGATCTATCCGTTCTATTACATCTTTATCTACTCAGTCAGCGATCCGATTGAAGCCCAGAAGGGCGTACTCATCTGGCCTGCCGGCTTCTCGCTAGAAGCCTACAAAGCCACGGTCAAGCTCCCGGGCATCGCCGATGCGGCGATCGTGACTGTCGCCCGGACGGTGCTGGGCACGCTCATTACCGTCTTCAGCTGTTCGTTCTTCGCCTATCTCATTACAAAGAACGAAATGCCGCTGCGCAAGATGATCTACCGGTTCGTGCTGATTACGATGTATTTCAACGCCGGCTTCATTCCCTGGTATCTGACGATGAAGACGTACGGGCTGCAAAATAACTTTCTGCTGTACATCATTCCGAGCGCCATTTCGGGCTTTAACATTATCCTGATCAAAACGTTCATCGAACAGCTGCCGGCTTCGCTGGAGGAATCGGCCAAAATCGATGGTGCCGGTTACTTCAAAGTCTACACAAGCATCATCTTTCCGCTGTCGATGCCGATTATTGCTACCATTGCTGTATTTGCGGCGGTGGCCCAGTGGAACACTTGGTTCGACAACTTTTTTCTGGTCGAGAATCCGAAGCTGCAGACGCTGCAGCTGGTGCTGTACAACTTCCTGAACCAGTCAAGCAACCTGTCCAATATGACGACCGAGCAGCTCTCCCGGGGCGATCTCGTGCGGACGCTGACGCCGCAGTCGATCCGGATGACGATTACGATGATCGTAACGCTTCCTATCGTGCTGGTGTATCCGATGCTGCAGCGGTATTTTGTCAAAGGGATCATGATGGGTGCGGTTAAAGGCTGA
- a CDS encoding extracellular solute-binding protein, whose translation MRQRRTLQLLLASLMTASLALSACSNGNNGGGNAASPTPAGGTNSAGAEATDSGAAKEQVTLRVLIMETGSKWNTHQDSVVAKAIADKLGVKIEYVEADENKFNVLLAGGDLPDIVRTDVNKFQKQLIEGNLIVPLDDMLAEHGKDISANIGTVVEYSKKNWSNGTGSLYFLPPQVQSKPGTSIAPITIGPTIRWDWYKEIGAPAINTMDDLLDVVEQIVQKHPQTEDGKKVYGVSMWQDWGLWPYLIPPIIFNKLSGSTSDLTASLVGGSEFISTLTDESSNFWTAMDFYNKANRRGLLDPDSLTMKNNDYMAKATAGQIVVGPATWAMGDFNAQHAADGKGYIVVPAGKLAWTGAVNPLGWQDKAYAISKSSKNPEKAMEFLNYIFSYEGARTMYNGVEGTHWNMVDGKPVLTDETLALKAAGGAPYEATGLSLDRNIIGLGGDMINPDDKMPVDLFTSEEALAKAATPLEKDFAQHFGASYSGEVFKKLIDEGKLDTFTTWMNGMSDDEIIKRNTVPGVTLTDALKKQEAELKELAAREAAKIILSKDDKTFEANKQAALKAFQKGGADEFTAWYNEEVKKLRTEHGL comes from the coding sequence ATGAGACAAAGAAGAACGCTCCAACTGCTCCTCGCTTCGCTCATGACTGCATCCCTGGCGCTGTCCGCCTGCTCGAACGGTAACAACGGCGGAGGGAATGCCGCAAGCCCCACGCCCGCCGGGGGCACGAATTCGGCCGGTGCGGAAGCTACTGATTCCGGGGCGGCCAAGGAGCAGGTTACCCTGCGCGTGCTGATCATGGAAACCGGCTCCAAATGGAATACCCATCAGGACAGCGTGGTCGCCAAGGCGATTGCCGACAAGCTCGGCGTCAAAATTGAATACGTAGAGGCCGATGAGAACAAATTCAACGTTCTGCTGGCCGGCGGCGATCTGCCTGATATTGTCCGAACCGATGTGAACAAGTTCCAGAAGCAGCTGATCGAAGGCAACCTGATCGTGCCGCTGGACGATATGCTGGCTGAGCACGGCAAGGATATCAGCGCGAATATCGGAACCGTAGTGGAATACAGCAAGAAGAACTGGAGCAACGGCACAGGCAGCCTGTACTTCCTGCCGCCTCAGGTTCAGTCCAAGCCCGGCACCTCCATTGCCCCGATCACGATCGGCCCTACGATCCGCTGGGACTGGTATAAGGAAATCGGCGCTCCCGCAATCAACACGATGGACGATCTGCTGGATGTGGTGGAGCAGATTGTACAGAAGCACCCGCAAACCGAGGACGGCAAAAAGGTATACGGCGTGTCCATGTGGCAGGATTGGGGGCTGTGGCCGTACCTGATTCCGCCGATTATCTTCAACAAGCTGAGCGGGTCCACCAGCGACCTGACGGCATCGCTGGTTGGCGGAAGCGAATTCATCAGCACGCTGACGGATGAATCGTCCAACTTCTGGACAGCGATGGACTTCTACAATAAAGCGAACCGCCGGGGACTGCTTGATCCCGACTCGCTGACGATGAAGAATAACGACTACATGGCCAAAGCGACGGCCGGCCAGATCGTGGTCGGACCCGCGACCTGGGCAATGGGCGACTTCAACGCCCAGCACGCTGCCGACGGCAAAGGCTACATCGTAGTGCCCGCCGGGAAGCTGGCCTGGACCGGGGCTGTGAATCCGCTGGGCTGGCAGGATAAGGCGTACGCCATTTCCAAGAGCTCCAAGAATCCCGAGAAAGCGATGGAATTCCTGAACTACATCTTCTCTTACGAAGGCGCAAGAACGATGTATAACGGCGTTGAAGGCACGCACTGGAACATGGTGGACGGCAAGCCGGTGCTGACCGATGAGACGCTTGCACTGAAGGCCGCCGGCGGGGCTCCGTATGAAGCAACCGGCCTGTCGCTCGACCGCAACATTATCGGCCTCGGCGGCGATATGATCAACCCGGATGATAAGATGCCGGTTGACCTGTTCACCTCGGAGGAAGCGCTGGCGAAGGCGGCTACTCCGCTGGAGAAGGATTTCGCCCAGCACTTCGGCGCCTCTTATTCGGGCGAAGTATTCAAGAAGCTGATCGACGAAGGCAAGCTGGATACGTTCACCACGTGGATGAACGGGATGTCGGATGACGAGATCATTAAGCGCAACACGGTTCCGGGCGTAACGCTGACCGATGCCCTGAAGAAGCAGGAAGCCGAGCTGAAGGAGCTTGCCGCCCGCGAAGCCGCCAAGATCATTCTGAGCAAGGATGATAAGACATTCGAAGCCAACAAGCAGGCGGCGCTGAAGGCGTTCCAGAAAGGCGGCGCCGACGAGTTCACCGCATGGTATAACGAGGAGGTTAAGAAGCTCAGAACGGAACACGGGCTGTAA